The genomic interval AGCGCAGGTCGATCACGGTGAGCGCTGCGCCGGCCGCGGCCGCGACCACGAGCGCCGGGGTGACCGGGCTGAGGCCGCCGATCCACAGCGCCCACGCGACCGCGGCGATGGCGGTGGCGAGCGCGGGCGCGCGCACCGGGGCGATCTCCGCGGTGATCGCGGCCGTCAGGCGTCCAGGGGATGTCGGCATGGGCGCATCGTAGCGACGAGGGACCTTGTATTTGGCTGGGAAAAGCCTGGTAGGTTTCGTAACAGAGCGGAGACGCCAGCCTTGAGAGGAACGTATGACAGTCGAAGTGCTTGTGTGTGCGCTCTTGCCGACGGATCCAGGACTCGACGACGGCGTCCTCGCCGGCGCGGTCGTGGTCGCCCGCGGTGACGACCGCCTGCTCGGGCAGGTCCGCGGCCGGACCAGCAGCCACGTCGTGATCCTCGCAGAGCGCAGGGACGAGGCACTGGCACGACGGCACGCGGCCGTGCTCACCGATCTCGGCCGCTCCGTCGCGGTGCGCGTCCTCCCGCACGGGCCCGTCGCCATCCTGCTCCTCGCGCTCAACGCGGCCCGGCTCCACCAGGACCCGGGCCTCGTCGTCGGATGGATCGACGGCGTCGCGCCCCTCACCTGGAGCGGAGCGTGGTCGCCCAGCGTCAGCCGCCTCGACGACCCCGCTCCGACGCTCGGGCAGCACGTCGCCTCCTTCCTCCCGGGCACGGCGGGCTTCGTCGTCAACCTCGCGGGGCACGAAGGCCCGGCGGTGCTGCGCGCGCGGGCGGTCCCGGAGCCGCGAGCCGCAGGGGCCCGGCCCGTGCTGCACGTCGTGGCAGACGGGCTCGCGCCGAGGGCGCTCGCGGCCATGCGCCGTGCGTCGAACGCGGCCGACGCGGCGGTCCTGCCGTTCTCGGCCGGAGCCGCGCGCGACCGCTTCGCCCACCCGCGCGCCGTCGAGGCCGTGGCCCTGCCCGCCGACCCGATGGCCCTGGTTCCCGCCGTCGCAGCCGTGTGCCCCGTCTGCGCGGCCGTGGTCGTCGAGACCTTCTGCGCCTTCTGCCACGTGCGCCCCGCGCGGATCGACACGCTCTCCGAGGGGCAGCCGCATGAACCCGCGCCAGAGGCGTGGTGTCCTCTTCGTCGTCATCTCCGGTCTCCTGGCGGTCGTGGTGTTCGCCGCCGTGGCCGTCTTCGTCTCGAGCGTCAACAGCAAGGTCGGCGACGTCGTCACGGTGTACCGCGCGGGCGGCCCGATCCCCGCCTACGGCGAGCTCACCGCGGACTCGATCGTCGCCGACGAGATCCCGCGTCGCTGGGTCGCCGACGACGCCGTCCTGGCCACCTCGGACCTCATCGGCCGCCGCGTCGCCTTCAACGTGGCGAAGGGGACGCTGATCAGCAGCGACATGCTGGTCCCGCCGTCCGACCTGGCACCCAACGAGCGCGAGATCGCGATCGACGTCGACTCCGTGACGGGCATCGCGGATCGTGTCCGGCCCGGCGACCTCGTGGACATCTACGCGGTGTTCGCCGACGTGCCGGGCCTGCCCAAGCAGGTGCGCGTGCTCGTGCGCGACGTGCGGGTCGTCTCGGTGCGCGGGTCGCAGGTCCGGGTCGACGAAGAGAGCGCGCGCGGCCAGGAGTCGGTGGTGCCGGTGACTCTCGCGCTCGCGCCGGACGACGCGCTCGCCGTCACGTACGCGGCGGCGTTCGCCGCGGAGGTACGCCTCGTCGGCCTACCGGCCGGCGCGACCGGAGACAGATCCGGCGAGATTGGCGACTTCGACGCCGGCAACCTCGGTGGCCAGGCGATTCCCGAGGGGAGCAACGGCTGATGAGTGGGTCCGTGGTGATCGGTTGCGCGGAACAGTCGCTGGCGTACGAGCTGCGCTCGCAGCTCGCCGAGGCCGGCGACCTCGAGGTCCTGGGGATCGCCGAGACGACGTCGGAGCTGACCGAGATGGTCATCACGCTCGAGCCCAACGTCGTGCTGGTCCACGACCAGCTCGGCCCCACCCCCGCGCACCAGACGGTGCGCGACCTGGGGCAGCGGCGGCCGGCGACCGTGTCGGTCGTCGTCTCGAGCGATCCGGACCCCGAGGCTCTGGCGATCGCCATGGACGCCGGGGCGCGCGGGGTGCTGACCTACCCGCTGACCTTCGACGCGGTGCAGCAGCGGGTGACCAACGCCCTGGCCTGGTCGCAGCAGATCCAGGGCATGCTCGCCGTGACGGACCAGGGCGAGCAGAGCGCCCGCGGGCGCGCGACGGTCGTCGCGATCTCCGGGTCGAAGGGCGGCGTCGGCACCTCGTCGATCGTCACACACCTGGCCTGGGACCTGCGCAGGCGCACACCCGACCTGAAGGTCGTCGTCCTGGACGCCGACCTGGAGAAGGGTGACGTCACCAGCTACCTCGCCGCCACCTACCGCACGTCGCTCGCCGACCTCGCGAAGGTGGCCGAGGACCTGTCCACACGCACGGTGGCGGACGCGGTCTTCGAGCACGAGTCGGGCCTGCACCTGCTGCTGCCCCCGAGGACGTGCGCGACATCGAGTGGATCACGCCGCAAGCGGTGCGTCAGGTGGTGTTCCTGCTGCGCCAGCTCTACGACCTCGTGCTCATCGATGCAGGCGCGCACGTCACGCCCGTCCAGGCGGCAGCGGTGGAGGTCGCCGACGAGGTCGTCCAGGTGGTCACCCCAGACCTCGTGAGCCTGCGCGCGCTGCGCCGCAACGTCGGCTGGTGGGAGTCGCTCGGCGTCCGCAAGCCGGACGCCGTACGGGTCCTCGTCAACCGGCACACCTCCGCCGACGAGGTCCAGTTCGACGCCGTCCGCCAGCTGTCCCCGGCGCCGGTGCTGGCCACGTCCGTGCCCCACCTCGGGCGCAACCTGGAGACGGCGATGAACTCGCGGTCGCCCCACCTGGTCGAGTCCGAGAACTGGTGGCGAGCGCTGCGCGCGGTGGGCGACGAGCTCCACGTCCTGCGCGCCGTCCCCGGTGCGCAAGTTCCGGCCGCGAACGCGCGGCGCCGGAGCCTGCGGCCGGGCTCACGCCGGAGCTCCGACGCCGGCACCGAGACGGCGGCGCCGTCGAGCCGCGCGGGGCGCAGGGCCGCGCCTGCCGCACAGTCCGGTGCCGTCTCGGTCGAGCTGCTCGGGGCGCTCCCCGTGCTGCTCCTCGTGCTCCTGAC from Xylanimonas allomyrinae carries:
- the cpaB gene encoding Flp pilus assembly protein CpaB, which encodes MNPRQRRGVLFVVISGLLAVVVFAAVAVFVSSVNSKVGDVVTVYRAGGPIPAYGELTADSIVADEIPRRWVADDAVLATSDLIGRRVAFNVAKGTLISSDMLVPPSDLAPNEREIAIDVDSVTGIADRVRPGDLVDIYAVFADVPGLPKQVRVLVRDVRVVSVRGSQVRVDEESARGQESVVPVTLALAPDDALAVTYAAAFAAEVRLVGLPAGATGDRSGEIGDFDAGNLGGQAIPEGSNG